One Oryza brachyantha chromosome 3, ObraRS2, whole genome shotgun sequence DNA segment encodes these proteins:
- the LOC102706266 gene encoding heavy metal-associated isoprenylated plant protein 23-like isoform X1, giving the protein MTLFRYLSFCCHCQRNSRCTSLVLSCIYTSSSASHFASVRVLQLGGSNLFSSSVSEVVSMGGTLEYLASLFTGGGGGDHHGHKNSRRRQLQTVELKVRMDCEGCELKVKNALSSMKGVESVKINRKQQKVTVSGYVEAGKVLKKAQSTRKKSELWPYVPYGAASHPYPYVAAAYDRRAPPGHVRNVEASSAAYVQSGAGGSRAVERLTNLFNDEDPNACVVM; this is encoded by the exons ATGACCCTTTTCAGATATCTAAGCTTTTGCTGTCACTGCCAAAGGAACAGCAGATGCACCTCTCTCGTGCtgtcatgcatatatacaagttCATCTGCCTCACACTTTGCTTCTGTTCGTGTTTTGCAGCTAGGCGGCTCGAATCTATTCAGTTCTTCAGTAAGTGAGGTGGTGTCAATGGGAGGCACCTTGGAGTACCTGGCCAGTCTGTTcactggtggtggtggtggtgatcacCATGGCCACAAGAAcagcaggaggaggcagcTGCAGACAGTGGAGCTGAAGGTTAGGATGGACTGTGAAGGGTGTGAGCTCAAGGTCAAGAATGCCCTCTCCTCCATGAAAG GCGTTGAGTCGGTGAAGATCAACAGGAAGCAGCAGAAGGTGACGGTGAGCGGCTACGTGGAGGCGGGCAAGGTGCTGAAGAAGGCGCAGTCCACGCGGAAGAAGTCCGAGCTGTGGCCGTACGTGCCGTACGGCGCCGCGAGCCACCCGTACCCGTACGTCGCCGCGGCCtatgacaggcgggccccacccgGCCACGTCAGGAACGTGGAGGCCTCTTCCGCCGCCTACGTGCAGTCCGGCGCCGGGGGCAGCAGGGCGGTGGAGCGGCTCACCAACCTGTTCAACGACGAGGACCCCAACGCCTGCGTCGTCATGTGA
- the LOC121053875 gene encoding non-specific lipid transfer protein-like 1 codes for MAVAGSRASAAAACLLLAAAVALAAVADGATAGAPAPAPAQADCLSEALKLSDCLDYVTPGSNATRPPKVCCREVRSALKDSVAVGCLCSAFTSKALPLPINVTRALALPAACGADASAFANCLPHAPAPAPAGAASSGGAAAGPAKNAATARSPVASWTTAMLVVAAAAVLASFRT; via the exons ATGGCTGTCGCCGGAAGCAGAGcgtccgcggccgcggcgtgcctcctcctcgccgccgccgtcgccctcgcggcggtggcggacggggcgacggcgggcgccccggcgccggcgccggcgcaggcgGACTGCCTGTCGGAGGCCCTGAAGCTGTCGGACTGCCTGGACTACGTGACCCCCGGCAGCAACGCGACCCGGCCGCCCAAGGTGTGCTGCCGGGAGGTGAGGAGCGCGCTCAAGGACAGCGTCGCCGTCGGCTGCCTCTGCTCCGCCTTCACCTCCAAGGCGCTGCCCCTGCCCATCAACGTCAcccgcgccctcgccctccccgccgcctgcGGCGCCGACGCCTCCGCCTTCGCCAACTGCCTCC CACAtgcaccggcaccggcaccggcgggggcggcgtcgAGCGGTGGCGCGGCTGCGGGACCGGCGAAGAACGCCGCCACGGCGAGATCTCCGGTAGCGTCGTGGACCACCGCcatgctcgtcgtcgccgccgcggccgtgctCGCGTCCTTTCGCACCTGA
- the LOC102706544 gene encoding zinc finger CCCH domain-containing protein 15 homolog yields the protein MGAEDEGNQPPPQAEAAPVARPQPITPAQFLSWKQRKDAEEAARKAEAAQKREADIASGAVQMNGRELFKHEPWVFDNNIY from the exons ATGGGGGCAGAAGACGAGGGCaatcagccgccgccgcaggcggaggcggcacCCGTCGCGAGGCCGCAGCCTATCACCCCAGCGCAGTTCCTCTCCTGGAAGCAGCGGAAG GATGCAGAGGAAGCTGCAAGGAAAGCTGAAGCAGCTCAGAAGCGAGAGGCAGATATAGCTTCAGGAGCAGTGCAGATGAATGGGCGAGAGCTGTTCAAGCATGAACCCTGGGTCTTTGACAATAATATCTACTAA
- the LOC102706266 gene encoding heavy metal-associated isoprenylated plant protein 23-like isoform X2 has product MGGTLEYLASLFTGGGGGDHHGHKNSRRRQLQTVELKVRMDCEGCELKVKNALSSMKGVESVKINRKQQKVTVSGYVEAGKVLKKAQSTRKKSELWPYVPYGAASHPYPYVAAAYDRRAPPGHVRNVEASSAAYVQSGAGGSRAVERLTNLFNDEDPNACVVM; this is encoded by the exons ATGGGAGGCACCTTGGAGTACCTGGCCAGTCTGTTcactggtggtggtggtggtgatcacCATGGCCACAAGAAcagcaggaggaggcagcTGCAGACAGTGGAGCTGAAGGTTAGGATGGACTGTGAAGGGTGTGAGCTCAAGGTCAAGAATGCCCTCTCCTCCATGAAAG GCGTTGAGTCGGTGAAGATCAACAGGAAGCAGCAGAAGGTGACGGTGAGCGGCTACGTGGAGGCGGGCAAGGTGCTGAAGAAGGCGCAGTCCACGCGGAAGAAGTCCGAGCTGTGGCCGTACGTGCCGTACGGCGCCGCGAGCCACCCGTACCCGTACGTCGCCGCGGCCtatgacaggcgggccccacccgGCCACGTCAGGAACGTGGAGGCCTCTTCCGCCGCCTACGTGCAGTCCGGCGCCGGGGGCAGCAGGGCGGTGGAGCGGCTCACCAACCTGTTCAACGACGAGGACCCCAACGCCTGCGTCGTCATGTGA
- the LOC102699297 gene encoding probable inactive receptor kinase At4g23740, which yields MALVSEHGLPALIGPNSRSLSNQAYHAPEVKDSIGNNGQKADVYSFGVVLLELLTGKNPACNDGVDLSRWVRSFAYTEWMATVVDTDLIGKQPVRKGRKMDAILDLLKLAMDCCITDADLRPDMNKVERLITQIRRS from the coding sequence ATGGCTCTCGTATCAGAGCATGGCCTCCCGGCACTTATTGGACCAAACTCTCGATCACTGTCAAATCAAGCCTATCACGCGCCCGAGGTTAAAGACAGCATTGGAAACAATGGTCAGAAGGCGGATGTATACAGTTTCGGTGTTGTGCTGCTGGAGCTCCTCACAGGCAAAAACCCTGCTTGTAACGATGGTGTGGATCTGTCACGATGGGTGCGTTCGTTTGCCTACACCGAGTGGATGGCAACGGTGGTGGATACGGATCTCATCGGGAAGCAGCCAGTTCGCAAGGGCAGGAAAATGGATGCCATCTTGGACCTCCTCAAGCTCGCCATGGACTGCTGCATAACGGATGCTGACTTGAGGCCAGACATGAACAAGGTTGAGCGGTTGATCACTCAGATCAGACGGTCATGA